In Meiothermus ruber DSM 1279, the following proteins share a genomic window:
- a CDS encoding NUDIX domain-containing protein, which yields MEPKYPIPTVGALVKGPSGRVLIVKTSKWQGWWGVPGGKVEWGEPLEAALQREFREEVGLELANIRFALLLEGVFDPQFYKPMHFLFVNYFAESPDETVCPNQEILEWAWVTPEEALRYPLNNITRALLGAYTGRGAI from the coding sequence GAAAGGGCCTTCGGGCCGGGTGCTGATCGTCAAGACCAGCAAGTGGCAGGGCTGGTGGGGGGTGCCGGGGGGCAAGGTTGAGTGGGGCGAACCCCTCGAGGCCGCTTTGCAGAGGGAGTTTCGCGAAGAGGTGGGCCTCGAGCTCGCCAACATCCGCTTTGCTCTGCTGCTGGAGGGGGTGTTCGACCCCCAGTTTTACAAACCCATGCACTTTCTGTTCGTCAACTACTTTGCCGAAAGCCCGGATGAGACCGTCTGTCCCAACCAGGAAATCCTCGAGTGGGCCTGGGTCACCCCAGAGGAGGCGCTCCGGTATCCCCTGAACAATATCACCCGTGCTCTGCTGGGGGCCTATACGGGAAGGGGGGCCATATGA
- the tmpR gene encoding bifunctional dihydropteridine reductase/dihydrofolate reductase TmpR, whose amino-acid sequence MSRVALVTGSARGIGRAIVLALARQGFDVAVHYHTSALEAEQTRQEALRHGVRAIRVQADVTRVKEAQGLIEEVAGQLGGLQVLVNNVGNYLKKPIEATTPEEWHAMLDSNLNAPFYLTQAALPYLGQTGYGRVVNIGFAGAQNLLARPEITPYVIAKTGLILYSKALAQRLAPRGITVNVVAPGVAENSVSKPLKEIPMGRLAHLEELARAVLFFVDEQNGYITGQVMEVSGGWNL is encoded by the coding sequence ATGAGCCGGGTGGCCCTGGTGACCGGCTCGGCCAGGGGCATCGGGCGGGCCATTGTGCTGGCACTGGCGCGGCAGGGGTTCGATGTGGCGGTACATTATCACACCAGCGCCCTCGAGGCCGAGCAAACCCGCCAGGAGGCCCTTCGGCACGGGGTGCGGGCCATCCGGGTGCAGGCCGATGTCACACGGGTCAAGGAAGCCCAGGGGCTCATCGAGGAGGTGGCCGGGCAGCTCGGGGGCTTGCAGGTACTGGTCAACAACGTGGGCAACTACCTCAAGAAGCCCATCGAAGCAACCACCCCCGAGGAATGGCACGCCATGCTGGACTCCAACCTGAATGCGCCTTTTTACCTGACCCAGGCCGCCCTCCCCTACCTGGGCCAGACCGGCTATGGGCGGGTGGTGAACATCGGCTTCGCCGGCGCACAGAACCTGCTGGCCCGCCCGGAGATTACCCCCTACGTCATCGCCAAAACCGGCCTGATTCTGTACAGCAAGGCCCTGGCCCAGCGCCTGGCCCCCAGGGGCATCACGGTGAATGTGGTCGCGCCGGGGGTGGCCGAGAACTCCGTCTCCAAGCCTCTGAAAGAAATTCCCATGGGCCGGCTGGCACATCTGGAAGAGCTGGCTCGAGCGGTGCTGTTCTTTGTGGATGAGCAAAACGGCTACATTACCGGACAGGTCATGGAGGTTTCGGGGGGATGGAATCTTTGA
- the folE2 gene encoding GTP cyclohydrolase FolE2 codes for MLSFDNKQILDTPPLKIEKNGGKKAYLFRNTDGAEPVIARHYDHQFRPDAAYKASLPDMTETVDSVEGANVAIQQVGISGFRLPLKFATPAGEALTLEARVTGTVSLQANLKGINMSRIIRTFYAHKDEVFSLDTLAQVVHDYRRDLESMSARVKVAFNYPLLVSALRSGLEGYQYYSGSYEAVLEENGTLRRFVELDFVYSSACPCSAELAEHARDVRGVYAIPHSQRSKARIKVEVAPDTSLHLEDLIHHARAALKTETQVMVKREDEQAFAELNGAYVKFVEDAARLLYEQLIADRRIHDFQVACSHLESLHSHDAVSVIAKGVPGGFRADFNDFSTLLC; via the coding sequence TTGCTTAGCTTCGACAATAAGCAAATCCTCGATACACCCCCCCTCAAAATCGAAAAAAACGGTGGCAAAAAAGCCTACCTGTTCCGCAACACCGACGGCGCGGAACCCGTCATCGCCCGCCACTACGACCACCAGTTCCGGCCCGACGCGGCCTACAAAGCCAGCCTCCCCGACATGACCGAGACCGTGGACTCGGTGGAGGGGGCCAACGTCGCCATCCAGCAGGTGGGCATCTCGGGCTTCCGGCTCCCGCTCAAGTTCGCCACCCCAGCCGGCGAGGCCCTGACCCTCGAGGCCCGCGTCACCGGGACGGTCTCGCTCCAGGCCAACCTCAAGGGCATCAACATGAGCCGCATCATCCGCACCTTTTATGCCCACAAAGACGAGGTTTTTAGCCTGGACACCCTGGCCCAGGTGGTGCACGACTACCGCCGCGACCTCGAGAGCATGAGCGCCCGGGTCAAGGTGGCCTTCAACTACCCCCTGCTGGTCTCAGCCCTGCGCTCCGGCCTCGAGGGCTACCAGTACTACAGCGGCAGCTACGAGGCGGTACTGGAAGAAAACGGCACCCTGCGGCGCTTTGTCGAGCTCGACTTCGTCTACTCCTCGGCCTGCCCCTGCTCCGCCGAGCTGGCCGAGCACGCCCGCGATGTCCGGGGGGTGTACGCCATCCCCCACAGCCAGCGCTCCAAGGCCCGCATCAAGGTGGAGGTCGCTCCGGACACCTCGCTGCACCTGGAAGACCTGATCCATCACGCCCGCGCGGCCCTCAAAACCGAGACCCAGGTGATGGTCAAGCGCGAGGACGAACAGGCCTTTGCCGAGCTGAACGGGGCCTACGTGAAGTTTGTGGAGGACGCCGCCCGGCTGCTCTACGAGCAGCTCATCGCCGACCGGCGCATCCACGACTTCCAGGTGGCCTGCTCGCACCTCGAGAGCCTGCACTCCCACGACGCGGTCTCGGTCATCGCCAAGGGCGTACCCGGCGGCTTCCGCGCCGATTTCAACGACTTCAGCACCCTCCTGTGCTAG